Genomic window (Streptomyces sp. LX-29):
CCTGCTCCCCACGACGACTCGGCCGCCGATTAGGAAGTGCGACAAGATCGCTGTGTAGGGCAATGCCGGCGAGGTCGTCCGTGGTAGGCAAGGCAGGAACGACTTCGGGAGCACGATGAGCCGGATATGGGCCGGGATCGACTGCGGCAAGACCCACCACCACTGCGTCGCCATGGACGTCGACGGCAAGACCCTGCTGTCGCGCCGGGTGGCCAACGACGAGCCCGAGCTCCTGAAGCTCATGGGCGACGTCCTCGACCTCGCCGACGGCCGCGAGCTGACCTGGGCGATGGACATGACCGGCGGCGAGCCGGGTCTGTTGATCGCTGTCCTGGTCAACCACCTGCAGGAGCTGCTCTACATCCCCGGCCGCATGGTCAACCGGGCCTCCGACGCCTACCGGGGAGAGGGCAAGACCGACGCCCGCGACGCCCGGATCATCGCCGACCAGGCACGCATGCGCCGCGACCTGCAGATCATCCGTCCCGACGACGAGACCACGATCGAGCTGCGGCTGCACACCAGCCACCGCATCGACCTGGTCGCCGACCGCACCCGCACCATCAACCGCCTGCGGGGCACCCTGCTGAGCATGTTCCCCGCGCTCGAACGCGCCCTGGAACTCACCAACGCAGGTCCCCTGGTCCTCCTCACCGGCTACCAGACCCCCGCCGCCCTGCGCCGCATCGGCGTCAGTCGGCTCACCACCTGGCTGCGCAACCGCAAGGTCCGCGGCGCCGAAAGCCTCGCCAAGGCCGCCGTCGAGGCCGCCGAGCGGCAGCACA
Coding sequences:
- a CDS encoding IS110 family transposase, which translates into the protein MSRIWAGIDCGKTHHHCVAMDVDGKTLLSRRVANDEPELLKLMGDVLDLADGRELTWAMDMTGGEPGLLIAVLVNHLQELLYIPGRMVNRASDAYRGEGKTDARDARIIADQARMRRDLQIIRPDDETTIELRLHTSHRIDLVADRTRTINRLRGTLLSMFPALERALELTNAGPLVLLTGYQTPAALRRIGVSRLTTWLRNRKVRGAESLAKAAVEAAERQHTAVAGEKAIAKMVHTLAREVMALNEKIAEIDKLIEGRFREHELAEVILSMPGMGPKLGAEFLVAVGGSLAGFPTADRLAAFGGVAPAPHDSGKTSGNLRRPQRYHRRLQRVFYTSALVSSWSDPNSKRFYDRKRAEGKSHVQAVLALARRRVNVLWALIRDRRCYQVTPPVTLAA